One segment of Pseudomonas sp. FP2196 DNA contains the following:
- a CDS encoding SpvB/TcaC N-terminal domain-containing protein, with product MADQELNITTPSIAKSSSIATIGKSWGAVGPTGAASFELPMPLSAGRGWDPQLSLTYSSQTGNGPFGVGWGLGLSQISRRTNKGVPRYTDHDEIIGHDGEVWMPELEADGTIKFRHESTYDSENIGLHRVVCYWPRVEGDFSLREYWQRESRSKEAATPGFWLIHAADGSLHVYGKTAASRREDPQAQDRVGAWLLCESMNTHGEHICYRYKADDQDPDPIHDYSAQRYLERVCYGNFTASKKLYAWEAEDAAQPDWHFQLIFDYGERTTSLTEVPVYDGAKLLPWPLRPDPFSTYGQGFAVGTRRLCRQVLMFHHFPTAPGEKPLLVRRLLLEYHNPQTVTQWSFSQISAAHYQAFDASGYVENTPPVEFDYSAFEINKTPTRLLATDTQPGVEGGGFYQCVDLYGEGVPGFLCRYDQGWYYREPLRAKAGGDEISYGPWTALDRIALTDRNRSVMQWLTDLTGDGRLDWITAQPGASGFRTLNAQRNFADFVPFNSFALEFSHTLAQLADLSGDGLSSIALIGPNSVRLYANQREQGFAQAEEVPHSPLDDRLPLFSDSPTELVLLGNLLGSDMPELCRIRHDEIRCWPNLGHGRFGEGRKISDLPFTYEQFDSSRVRLADLDGCGAPALIYLKSDVFEIYLNRGGNGLEQIPVIVPWPQGVRYDRLCQVSFADLQGLGCASLILTVPHLAPQHWRYDFVAAKPYLLTASNNNMGCSTSVVYRSSAQEWLDEKQRMLKLKRLPVSHLPFPVAVVKKQQQLDEVTGNCLTQAFTWREGVYDGKEREFRGFGHLLQTDSESASSDDDIGFTAPVRVCTWFHTGQSTDRARDSYFNEDAQAVALGATLFSRYHAGDEIDEPIAPHDADSEYQIARALVGSVTRIETYADADMDQPGIATPYAVQELRYLVREVRPKGPYAAAVLLPLVLEKISYQYDRFIDDPLCRHEVNLRWNDFGLSTHALAVSYARRLVDSDTPPFSDPDEQQWWRDAHDEAQQSFYISETRARYINLDSNPQQWRLGLPWQLRGNALVLPKGPLPEGLSASEVCFEQLALHQDSPHWNTQRVLTTQSVQRYLQADGSPLDDGVAEFEALAGPLELAQLDKTALDAYNVLSPPFDIRVELKKIGYTAMPLLFEVEPDDAEENLWSSTFGYAEYADLKGFHQVHGYHETPSHGVTRAEYDDYRLAITRVELPDGCTTQVEYDYHALQPLRIIDANENVEEAIYEPSGQPLATSFHGTENGMPAGFKPLSEYRRPEDHRPDTAIDDPQEALQKAASTLRKDLFSWMGQIPPDNRASGEWIANGYLLPSGHIRASARRRLARIGSLTATEQNLREAITTTRREPVHSVVLSADRYPDDAVSAQIHITKACVDGFGRALQSQQLVDPGLAYAMDTDGSLIVEDGKFVEVQANPRWRVSARIEYNNKGLAVRQFRPFFTNRHGYVNDISLRALGYFDQLFYDALGRVIRLLNAKGDFSRETYHPWYHASEDFNDTAEPVPPKRTSRR from the coding sequence ATGGCCGATCAGGAACTGAACATCACCACACCTTCCATTGCCAAGAGTTCGTCGATTGCCACCATCGGCAAAAGTTGGGGGGCCGTCGGACCGACCGGTGCAGCGTCGTTCGAGCTACCGATGCCACTGTCCGCCGGGCGTGGCTGGGATCCGCAACTGTCGCTGACTTACAGCAGCCAGACCGGTAATGGGCCGTTCGGGGTTGGCTGGGGACTTGGCCTCAGTCAGATCAGCCGGCGCACCAACAAGGGCGTACCGCGTTATACCGACCACGACGAGATCATCGGCCATGACGGTGAAGTGTGGATGCCGGAGCTGGAAGCCGACGGCACAATCAAGTTCCGCCATGAATCCACTTATGACAGCGAGAACATCGGCCTACACCGTGTGGTGTGCTACTGGCCACGGGTTGAGGGGGACTTTTCCCTGCGTGAATACTGGCAACGAGAGTCTCGTTCGAAGGAGGCCGCAACGCCTGGTTTCTGGCTGATACACGCTGCCGATGGTTCGTTGCACGTCTACGGCAAAACAGCCGCCTCACGCCGTGAAGACCCACAGGCTCAGGATCGTGTCGGCGCCTGGCTGCTCTGCGAAAGCATGAACACTCACGGCGAACACATCTGTTATCGGTACAAGGCCGATGATCAGGATCCCGACCCGATCCATGACTACAGCGCCCAGCGCTATCTGGAGCGGGTGTGCTACGGCAACTTCACGGCGAGCAAGAAATTGTATGCCTGGGAGGCGGAGGACGCGGCCCAACCGGATTGGCATTTTCAGTTGATCTTCGACTACGGCGAGCGCACTACGTCGCTGACTGAAGTCCCGGTTTACGACGGTGCCAAACTGTTGCCGTGGCCCCTGCGCCCGGACCCCTTTTCAACCTATGGCCAGGGCTTTGCGGTGGGCACCCGTCGTCTCTGTCGGCAAGTACTGATGTTTCATCACTTTCCCACAGCCCCGGGCGAAAAACCTCTGCTGGTTCGGCGTCTGCTGCTGGAATATCACAACCCGCAAACGGTGACACAGTGGTCGTTCAGCCAGATCAGCGCCGCCCACTATCAGGCCTTCGATGCCAGCGGTTACGTGGAAAACACGCCGCCGGTGGAGTTCGACTACTCAGCCTTCGAAATCAATAAAACCCCGACACGCCTGCTGGCAACAGACACGCAGCCGGGCGTCGAAGGCGGCGGGTTCTACCAGTGCGTTGACCTCTACGGCGAAGGCGTGCCGGGCTTTCTCTGCCGCTATGACCAAGGCTGGTACTACCGCGAACCGCTACGCGCAAAAGCAGGTGGTGATGAGATCAGCTATGGACCATGGACCGCGCTGGACAGGATTGCGCTGACTGATCGCAATCGTTCGGTAATGCAATGGCTGACCGATCTGACCGGTGACGGACGTCTCGACTGGATCACCGCACAACCGGGCGCCAGCGGGTTTCGCACGCTGAATGCGCAACGCAACTTCGCCGATTTCGTGCCGTTCAACTCGTTTGCGCTGGAGTTTTCCCACACGCTGGCGCAATTGGCGGACCTCAGCGGTGACGGCCTCAGCTCGATTGCCCTGATTGGTCCGAACTCGGTGCGCCTGTACGCCAACCAGCGAGAGCAAGGATTCGCCCAGGCCGAAGAGGTGCCGCATTCACCACTCGATGACCGCTTGCCGTTATTCAGCGACTCGCCCACTGAACTGGTGCTGCTCGGCAATCTGCTGGGCAGCGACATGCCCGAGTTGTGCCGCATCCGTCATGACGAAATCCGCTGCTGGCCGAACCTGGGTCACGGCCGGTTTGGTGAGGGTCGCAAGATCAGTGACCTGCCCTTCACATACGAGCAATTCGATTCATCGCGGGTACGCCTCGCCGACCTCGATGGCTGCGGGGCACCCGCGCTGATCTATCTGAAGTCCGATGTGTTCGAGATCTATCTGAACCGCGGCGGCAACGGACTGGAACAGATCCCGGTGATCGTACCCTGGCCGCAAGGTGTGCGTTATGACCGCCTGTGCCAGGTAAGCTTCGCCGACCTGCAAGGTTTGGGCTGTGCCAGCCTGATACTGACGGTGCCGCACCTCGCACCGCAGCACTGGCGCTACGATTTCGTCGCGGCCAAACCCTATTTGTTGACGGCCAGCAACAACAACATGGGTTGCAGTACCAGTGTGGTGTATCGCAGTTCCGCCCAGGAATGGCTGGATGAAAAACAGCGGATGCTCAAGCTCAAGCGTCTGCCGGTTTCGCATTTGCCGTTCCCGGTGGCGGTGGTCAAAAAACAACAACAACTGGATGAAGTCACTGGCAACTGCCTGACCCAGGCGTTCACCTGGCGTGAAGGGGTCTACGATGGCAAAGAGCGCGAATTTCGCGGTTTCGGCCACTTGCTGCAAACCGACAGTGAAAGCGCTAGCAGCGATGACGACATCGGCTTCACCGCGCCGGTACGGGTCTGCACCTGGTTCCATACCGGGCAATCGACGGATCGGGCGCGTGACAGCTATTTCAATGAGGATGCGCAAGCCGTCGCACTGGGCGCCACACTGTTCAGCCGTTACCACGCCGGCGACGAAATCGATGAACCCATCGCGCCGCATGACGCCGACAGTGAATACCAGATAGCCCGAGCGCTGGTCGGCTCGGTCACCCGCATCGAAACCTATGCCGATGCGGATATGGATCAGCCGGGCATTGCCACGCCTTATGCGGTGCAAGAGCTACGTTATCTGGTGCGCGAAGTACGGCCCAAAGGGCCATATGCGGCAGCTGTGTTGCTGCCGCTGGTACTGGAAAAAATCAGCTACCAGTACGACCGGTTTATCGACGACCCGCTGTGCCGCCATGAGGTCAATCTGCGCTGGAACGACTTCGGTCTGTCGACCCATGCGTTGGCCGTGAGCTACGCCCGCAGGCTTGTCGACTCGGACACCCCGCCGTTCAGCGATCCCGATGAACAACAGTGGTGGCGCGACGCCCATGACGAGGCGCAGCAATCTTTTTACATCAGCGAAACCCGCGCGCGATACATCAACCTCGACAGTAATCCCCAACAGTGGCGACTGGGCCTGCCGTGGCAACTGCGTGGCAACGCGCTGGTCTTGCCAAAAGGCCCACTGCCTGAGGGACTGTCCGCGAGTGAGGTGTGTTTCGAGCAACTGGCTTTGCATCAGGATTCGCCGCACTGGAACACTCAACGAGTCCTGACGACACAGTCGGTGCAGCGTTATTTGCAGGCGGACGGCTCGCCGCTGGACGACGGTGTGGCCGAGTTCGAAGCACTGGCCGGGCCACTGGAATTGGCGCAGTTGGACAAGACCGCACTGGACGCCTACAACGTGCTGTCGCCGCCGTTCGATATCCGTGTCGAACTGAAAAAGATCGGTTACACCGCCATGCCGTTGCTGTTTGAGGTAGAGCCGGACGATGCCGAAGAAAATCTATGGTCGTCGACATTCGGCTACGCCGAGTACGCCGACCTCAAAGGGTTTCACCAGGTACACGGCTACCACGAAACCCCGAGCCATGGCGTAACCCGCGCCGAATACGACGACTATCGGCTGGCGATCACCCGCGTCGAGTTGCCGGATGGTTGCACCACCCAGGTCGAATACGACTACCACGCGCTGCAACCGCTGCGCATCATCGATGCCAACGAGAATGTCGAGGAGGCGATTTACGAACCCTCCGGCCAGCCACTGGCCACCAGTTTCCACGGTACGGAAAACGGGATGCCTGCCGGTTTCAAACCGTTGAGCGAATACCGCCGACCCGAGGACCATCGCCCGGATACCGCGATTGACGATCCGCAAGAGGCGCTGCAAAAAGCCGCCAGCACCTTGCGCAAGGACTTGTTCAGTTGGATGGGGCAGATCCCGCCCGACAACCGCGCCAGCGGCGAATGGATCGCCAACGGTTACCTCCTGCCCAGCGGCCATATTCGTGCCAGCGCCCGCCGGCGACTCGCGCGAATCGGCAGCCTGACGGCGACAGAACAGAACTTGCGCGAGGCGATCACAACAACACGACGCGAGCCGGTACACAGCGTCGTCCTCAGCGCCGACCGCTACCCCGATGACGCTGTGTCTGCACAGATCCACATCACCAAGGCCTGTGTCGACGGCTTTGGTCGAGCGCTGCAATCCCAGCAGTTGGTTGATCCCGGCCTGGCCTATGCGATGGACACCGACGGCTCGCTGATCGTTGAAGACGGCAAGTTCGTTGAAGTACAAGCCAATCCACGGTGGCGCGTCAGCGCGCGCATCGAATACAACAACAAAGGTCTGGCGGTGCGCCAATTCCGGCCGTTTTTTACCAATCGGCACGGTTATGTCAACGACATATCGCTACGGGCGCTGGGCTACTTTGATCAACTGTTCTATGACGCCCTGGGGCGTGTAATCCGGTTGCTCAACGCCAAGGGTGACTTCTCTCGCGAGACCTATCATCCGTGGTACCACGCCAGCGAAGACTTCAACGACACCGCTGAACCGGTGCCGCCGAAACGGACATCACGGCGTTGA
- a CDS encoding RHS repeat domain-containing protein, with protein sequence MNASVHWRTPSLTVSDSRGLRVRQGEYLRSVAGEDGTVTVLISRQQHDVNGRLVAQWDPRLPAPNVSTVYGLAGQVLKVDSVDTGWRLNLPGLAGEPLERWDARGNHWHTTFDAQLRVVALEENGEAGVDLFTYADATADEQYNLRGQLLEQQDRSGTLRTDSFALGGQPLADTRTFHDGAAFTSRRSFNALGATLEQIDAGGHRQQSFHGLSGLLQQVKLLVNGEPDWQTPLLDVQYNASGQIIEQLAGNRVLSQWTYDPADGRLHTQSSRKDGSAVLQNLEYFYDSVGNITRIEDHAFQPRYFANQLINGHRDFTYDSLYRLTSATGYDDAPPPDIPGLPQPGDPNNRLNYTQTYRYDDGGNLIERCHVRAGNNSTRQMFIDLKSNRGVRWKTGDEPPDFDELFDSHGNQKSMHPGKPLTWNARDELESVTLIQRENDRSDAEHYRYSQGMRVFKRHETFAANAEHFHQVRYLPGLEIRTRDNGEELHVITLGNARCLHWAAEKPDAIANDQMRYNLEDHLGSSVMELDQDAVMISQEGYYPFGETAWMAPDSETTYRFIRYSGKEMDVSGLYYYGARYYAAWLQRWVSADPARDVDGLNLYGFVGNNPLTFVDEQGNSKEKFDIVNFSNFVTTLGDYSATTLDQMLKVSSGQYGTELLSNVVAESLIGTAGFFAGYFGGGFAGSTLTAGMPAAVGYLFEMIAMHVSGDIGEAIVSKYTSFANMTAPLIPQTSAMSVAAIDQKIGITERSSSFTPADAANTLLTRVVGSYLPGVGAALNIGSRVQEAEDIKQGLDPVKIEKIETMLSDWRQALTSRMADIEKAFRRVGQNTINSADVLSDKSRLMATKTIRLSTLREQTSAILGYIESSQTTLKWYKEDLLTDNRFLREQAKPASKFQTFVQPFTKHKFT encoded by the coding sequence TTGAACGCCTCCGTGCATTGGCGCACGCCGTCACTCACGGTGAGTGATAGCCGTGGTCTGAGAGTTCGTCAGGGCGAGTATCTGCGCAGCGTTGCGGGTGAAGATGGAACAGTGACTGTGCTGATCAGCCGTCAGCAGCACGATGTGAATGGCCGATTGGTGGCGCAATGGGATCCGCGCCTGCCCGCCCCCAACGTCTCAACGGTTTACGGGTTGGCTGGCCAGGTCCTGAAAGTCGACAGTGTCGACACCGGCTGGCGCCTGAACCTGCCGGGGCTGGCGGGTGAACCGCTGGAGCGCTGGGACGCGCGCGGCAACCATTGGCACACGACTTTCGACGCTCAGTTGCGGGTGGTGGCGCTCGAGGAAAACGGCGAAGCAGGCGTCGATCTTTTTACCTATGCCGATGCCACCGCCGACGAGCAATACAATCTGCGCGGGCAGTTGCTGGAGCAGCAAGATCGCTCCGGTACTCTGCGCACGGACAGCTTCGCCTTGGGCGGCCAGCCACTGGCAGACACCCGCACTTTTCACGATGGCGCAGCGTTCACCAGTCGCCGGTCTTTCAATGCCCTCGGCGCAACGCTGGAACAGATCGACGCCGGCGGGCATCGCCAGCAATCGTTCCACGGTCTCTCCGGGCTGCTTCAGCAGGTGAAGTTGCTGGTCAATGGCGAGCCAGACTGGCAAACGCCGTTGCTCGATGTGCAGTACAACGCCAGCGGGCAGATCATCGAGCAGCTGGCCGGCAATCGTGTCCTCAGTCAGTGGACGTATGACCCGGCGGACGGCCGTTTGCACACTCAGTCCAGCCGCAAGGACGGCAGCGCAGTCCTGCAGAACCTCGAATATTTCTACGATTCCGTCGGCAATATCACCCGCATCGAAGACCATGCTTTTCAGCCACGTTACTTCGCCAACCAGTTGATCAATGGCCACCGCGACTTCACCTACGACTCGCTCTATCGACTAACCAGCGCCACCGGCTACGACGACGCCCCGCCGCCGGACATTCCCGGCCTGCCGCAACCGGGCGACCCGAACAATCGCCTCAACTACACTCAGACCTATCGGTACGACGACGGTGGCAACCTGATCGAACGGTGTCATGTACGCGCGGGCAACAACTCGACCCGGCAAATGTTCATCGATCTGAAGAGCAATCGTGGGGTGCGCTGGAAAACCGGCGACGAGCCGCCGGATTTCGATGAGCTGTTCGACAGTCACGGTAACCAGAAATCGATGCACCCCGGCAAGCCCCTGACCTGGAATGCCCGCGATGAGCTGGAGAGCGTGACGCTGATCCAGCGTGAAAACGACCGCAGTGACGCCGAGCATTACCGTTACAGCCAGGGCATGCGCGTGTTCAAACGCCACGAAACCTTCGCTGCCAACGCCGAACATTTCCACCAGGTGCGCTACCTGCCGGGACTGGAAATCCGCACCCGCGACAACGGCGAAGAACTGCACGTCATCACTCTCGGCAATGCCCGTTGCCTGCATTGGGCAGCGGAAAAACCCGATGCAATCGCCAATGACCAAATGCGTTACAACCTCGAAGATCATCTCGGCTCCAGCGTGATGGAACTGGATCAAGACGCCGTGATGATCAGCCAGGAAGGCTATTACCCCTTTGGCGAAACCGCGTGGATGGCACCGGATTCGGAAACCACGTACCGCTTCATCCGCTATTCGGGCAAAGAGATGGACGTCAGCGGTTTGTATTACTACGGCGCACGGTATTACGCAGCGTGGTTGCAGCGCTGGGTCAGTGCCGATCCGGCAAGGGATGTGGATGGGCTGAATCTGTACGGATTCGTCGGGAACAACCCGTTAACTTTTGTGGATGAGCAAGGCAACAGCAAAGAGAAATTCGATATCGTCAATTTCTCAAACTTCGTGACCACTCTCGGTGATTACTCCGCCACAACGCTTGACCAGATGCTGAAAGTATCAAGTGGACAGTACGGGACTGAACTGCTGTCGAATGTTGTTGCAGAATCACTGATAGGCACTGCCGGCTTCTTCGCTGGTTATTTCGGCGGCGGGTTCGCAGGCTCAACACTTACCGCCGGTATGCCCGCCGCCGTCGGCTACTTGTTCGAGATGATTGCCATGCACGTCAGCGGCGATATCGGCGAGGCGATCGTCAGCAAATACACGTCCTTTGCAAATATGACAGCGCCATTGATTCCACAAACTTCGGCAATGAGCGTCGCAGCCATTGATCAAAAAATCGGCATCACAGAGCGTTCATCGAGTTTCACACCGGCCGATGCAGCCAACACCTTACTGACCCGCGTCGTCGGATCCTATCTTCCAGGCGTGGGCGCGGCACTGAATATCGGTTCGCGGGTGCAGGAAGCGGAGGACATTAAACAGGGTCTGGATCCGGTCAAGATTGAAAAAATCGAAACGATGCTGTCCGACTGGCGACAAGCCCTCACTTCGCGAATGGCCGATATTGAGAAAGCCTTCAGACGCGTAGGACAAAACACGATCAATTCGGCTGACGTGCTATCTGACAAGAGCCGCTTGATGGCTACCAAGACCATTCGGCTCAGTACCTTGCGAGAGCAGACCAGTGCGATCCTGGGATATATCGAAAGCAGCCAGACCACCCTGAAGTGGTACAAAGAGGACTTGCTGACCGACAACAGATTTTTGCGCGAACAAGCGAAACCAGCGTCGAAATTCCAGACATTTGTTCAGCCCTTCACCAAACACAAATTCACATGA
- a CDS encoding RHS repeat domain-containing protein: protein MKYDPVYRRTPTVAVVDGRGSPIRQVSYLRTLADDTPKALVSRQQHDVAGHLVAQQDPRLPTANLTNVYSLNGDGVLTDSVDAGWRLTLPGLAAEPLQRWDQRDNHWRTTFDKQLRVIAVEENGQPNVDVFTYADASAVAGYNRRGQLLEQKDRSGSQLTDSFSLAGQPLSETRTFHDGEPFTTHHAFNPLGARLEQTDAGGHRRRSRYGLAGQLKHTELLISGTLDWQTPLLDAQYNASGQIIEQLAGNRVLSQWTYDPADGRLHTQSSRKDGSAVLQNLEYFYDSVGNITRIEDHAFQPRYFANQLINGHRDFTYDSLYRLTSATGYDDAPPPDIPGLPQPGDPNNRLNYTQTYRYDDGGNLIERCHVRAGNNSTRQMFIDLKSNRGVRWKTGDEPPDFDELFDSHGNQKAMHPGKPLTWNARDELESVTLIQRENDRSDAEHYRYSQGMRVFKRHETFAANAEHFHQVRYLPGLEIRTRDNGEELHVITLGNARCLHWVAKKPDAIANDQMRYNLEDHLGSSVMELDQAAVMISQEGYYPFGETAWMAPDSETTYRFIRYSGKEMDVSGLYYYGARYYAAWLQRWGSADPAGDVDGLNLYAFVGNNPVVYVDINGEGKQYPLRDALNSQSAEWDAATARRNQTKATSRLKDHMRKHTNAQLDILKMTENRMRDAHGQLERMGSGTDIALASTRRTLVLVLGNAISWGVGLAVGIGSQALGAAAPGVGNVLGVGLGYGAKFAVSAAFDYVADRSGMSASVNLKTSKLTSTKIIKKAEYKQMDFGEYVQAKLVNMNFTNQKSVLKGAKETTKTGSGLLLKKLVTEVGAEGLGAISSGISVLLGLPEIVDETIGAINEKSIEKMETFEIAVGQLAQDIDKHMSKVEDFAAALDVTRISGVDIHELREQSNRVIGALNDLSDTIRTHRIGHKHAA from the coding sequence ATGAAATACGACCCCGTTTATAGGCGCACTCCAACTGTGGCGGTGGTCGATGGCCGGGGCTCACCGATCCGTCAGGTCAGTTACTTGCGCACTCTGGCAGACGACACACCAAAAGCACTCGTGTCACGTCAGCAACACGATGTGGCCGGCCATCTGGTAGCGCAGCAGGATCCTCGTCTGCCCACTGCGAACCTCACTAATGTCTACTCACTAAACGGTGATGGGGTATTGACCGACAGCGTCGACGCCGGCTGGCGCCTGACCCTGCCGGGGCTTGCCGCTGAGCCATTGCAACGCTGGGATCAGCGCGACAACCATTGGCGCACGACCTTCGATAAGCAACTGCGGGTGATCGCGGTCGAGGAAAATGGTCAGCCCAATGTCGACGTTTTTACTTACGCCGACGCTTCGGCCGTGGCCGGGTACAACCGCCGCGGCCAGTTGCTGGAACAAAAAGACCGTTCCGGTTCGCAGCTCACGGACAGCTTTTCCCTGGCCGGCCAGCCGCTGAGCGAAACCCGCACCTTCCACGATGGTGAGCCGTTCACCACTCACCATGCGTTCAACCCGCTCGGCGCACGGCTGGAGCAGACCGACGCCGGCGGCCATCGGCGACGCTCGCGCTACGGTCTGGCCGGGCAACTCAAGCACACGGAACTGCTGATCAGCGGCACGCTGGACTGGCAAACGCCGTTGCTTGATGCGCAGTACAACGCCAGCGGGCAGATCATCGAGCAGCTGGCCGGCAATCGTGTCCTCAGTCAGTGGACGTATGACCCGGCGGACGGCCGTTTGCACACTCAGTCCAGCCGCAAGGACGGCAGCGCAGTCCTGCAGAACCTCGAATATTTCTACGATTCCGTCGGCAATATCACCCGCATCGAAGACCATGCTTTTCAGCCACGTTACTTCGCCAACCAGTTGATCAATGGCCACCGCGACTTCACCTACGACTCGCTCTATCGACTAACCAGCGCCACCGGCTACGACGACGCCCCGCCGCCGGACATTCCCGGCCTGCCGCAACCGGGCGACCCGAACAATCGCCTCAACTACACTCAGACCTATCGGTACGACGACGGTGGCAACCTGATCGAACGGTGTCATGTACGCGCGGGCAACAACTCGACCCGGCAAATGTTCATCGATCTGAAGAGCAATCGTGGGGTGCGCTGGAAAACCGGCGACGAGCCGCCGGATTTCGATGAGCTGTTCGACAGTCACGGTAACCAGAAAGCGATGCACCCCGGCAAGCCCCTGACCTGGAATGCCCGCGATGAGCTGGAGAGCGTGACGCTGATCCAGCGCGAAAACGACCGCAGTGACGCCGAGCATTACCGTTACAGCCAGGGCATGCGCGTGTTCAAACGCCACGAAACCTTCGCTGCCAACGCCGAACATTTCCACCAGGTGCGCTACCTGCCGGGACTGGAAATCCGCACCCGCGACAACGGCGAAGAACTGCACGTCATCACTCTCGGCAATGCCCGTTGCCTGCATTGGGTCGCGAAAAAACCCGATGCAATCGCCAATGACCAAATGCGTTACAACCTCGAAGATCATCTCGGCTCCAGCGTGATGGAACTGGATCAAGCTGCCGTGATGATCAGCCAGGAAGGCTATTACCCCTTTGGCGAAACCGCGTGGATGGCACCGGATTCGGAAACCACGTACCGCTTCATCCGCTATTCGGGCAAAGAGATGGACGTCAGCGGTTTGTATTACTACGGCGCACGCTATTACGCCGCGTGGTTGCAGCGCTGGGGCAGTGCCGATCCGGCGGGGGATGTGGATGGGCTGAATCTGTATGCATTCGTAGGAAACAATCCAGTTGTATATGTCGATATCAATGGCGAAGGTAAGCAATATCCCCTGCGAGATGCGCTCAACAGTCAGTCCGCAGAATGGGACGCTGCCACAGCGAGAAGAAATCAGACAAAAGCTACCAGCCGCCTGAAGGATCACATGCGCAAGCACACCAACGCGCAACTGGACATTCTCAAGATGACGGAAAACCGGATGCGCGACGCACATGGTCAACTGGAGAGGATGGGCTCTGGTACAGATATCGCACTCGCTTCAACACGCAGAACACTGGTGCTGGTACTCGGGAACGCGATCAGTTGGGGAGTGGGGCTGGCTGTCGGTATCGGCAGTCAGGCACTGGGGGCGGCAGCGCCTGGCGTGGGCAATGTGCTAGGTGTTGGTCTGGGATATGGTGCCAAGTTTGCTGTAAGCGCGGCGTTTGATTATGTCGCGGACAGATCCGGCATGAGTGCATCAGTCAATCTGAAAACATCAAAACTGACATCGACGAAAATCATAAAAAAGGCGGAATACAAGCAGATGGACTTTGGCGAGTACGTCCAGGCCAAATTGGTCAACATGAATTTCACCAATCAGAAATCTGTGTTGAAGGGCGCTAAGGAGACCACAAAAACAGGTTCTGGGTTGCTCCTCAAAAAATTGGTTACCGAGGTCGGTGCCGAAGGGCTAGGCGCGATCAGCAGTGGAATAAGCGTGTTGTTGGGCCTGCCGGAAATCGTTGATGAAACGATCGGCGCCATAAACGAAAAATCGATTGAAAAAATGGAAACATTCGAAATCGCAGTAGGGCAACTCGCTCAGGATATTGATAAGCATATGTCAAAAGTCGAGGACTTTGCCGCAGCGCTTGATGTCACCCGCATCAGCGGTGTCGACATTCATGAACTGCGTGAGCAGAGCAACAGGGTGATCGGTGCCCTCAATGATCTGTCAGACACGATTCGCACTCATCGAATCGGCCATAAGCACGCGGCATGA